Proteins encoded in a region of the Streptomyces sp. NBC_00513 genome:
- a CDS encoding DUF5959 family protein, translating to MNARRTSARAKPLSPGVIGVSLHDGPSSQVTVSFPLFPATGWIVDQRARLQRVRRAFAS from the coding sequence ATGAATGCCCGGCGGACATCGGCCAGGGCCAAGCCGCTGAGCCCTGGTGTCATCGGGGTGTCGCTCCATGACGGCCCGTCGTCGCAGGTGACGGTCAGCTTTCCACTCTTCCCGGCGACCGGCTGGATCGTTGATCAGCGTGCTCGTCTCCAAAGGGTGCGACGAGCTTTCGCCAGCTGA
- a CDS encoding transposase, protein MKPSRPRRRPEALLGDKGYDSNPNRDELRKRRILPVISRKGAPNIKGMGKLRYGVEQTFALLHQFKRLAVRRERRPELHDAFVSLACSLICWRRLNKSDS, encoded by the coding sequence GTGAAACCAAGCCGACCCCGAAGGCGTCCGGAAGCCCTGCTCGGCGACAAGGGCTACGACTCCAACCCCAACCGCGATGAGCTGCGAAAACGCCGGATTCTGCCCGTCATCTCCCGCAAAGGAGCCCCGAACATCAAGGGCATGGGCAAGCTCCGCTACGGCGTGGAGCAGACCTTCGCCCTGCTCCACCAGTTCAAACGACTCGCCGTCCGCCGGGAACGCCGCCCCGAGCTCCACGACGCCTTCGTCTCTCTCGCCTGCAGTCTCATCTGCTGGAGACGCCTCAACAAGTCCGACTCATGA
- a CDS encoding peptidylprolyl isomerase — protein MSDKNPHVLLTTSFGDIEIELNAEKAPISTKNFLEYVDSGFYNNTIFHRVIPGFMVQGGGFTDQLVQKSTRDPIRNEAGNGLQNTRGTVAMARTSDPDSATSQFFFNVADNDFLNPGRDRGYAVLGKVIKGMEIVDQIVATPTGLKNGMRDVPTDPVYIKSAKRLD, from the coding sequence ATGAGCGACAAGAACCCCCATGTCCTGCTGACCACGAGCTTCGGGGACATCGAGATCGAACTCAACGCGGAGAAGGCCCCGATCTCCACGAAGAACTTCCTGGAGTACGTCGACAGCGGGTTCTACAACAACACGATCTTCCACCGCGTGATCCCAGGCTTCATGGTCCAGGGCGGCGGCTTCACCGACCAGCTGGTCCAGAAGTCCACGCGCGACCCGATCCGCAACGAGGCCGGCAACGGCCTGCAGAACACCCGCGGCACGGTCGCCATGGCCCGCACCTCGGACCCGGATTCGGCCACCTCGCAGTTCTTCTTCAACGTGGCCGACAACGATTTCCTCAACCCCGGCCGGGACCGCGGCTACGCCGTCTTGGGGAAGGTCATCAAGGGCATGGAGATCGTCGACCAGATCGTGGCTACCCCCACGGGGCTCAAGAACGGCATGCGCGACGTTCCCACCGACCCGGTCTACATCAAGTCGGCCAAGCGCCTCGACTGA
- a CDS encoding ricin-type beta-trefoil lectin domain protein — protein sequence MAIALRKTLVLTTLALAASLLPAAGAQAAATAAPALRAPGLYCLANAWNTPNVSTKPCDTKDQGQHWTVSGHQIFLSNAPAYCLANTWNASNVSVKPCDPKDQGQYWNVSGQQIALSYAPAYCFANAWNTPNVSTKPCDPKDQGQRWVIFKDQISLAAA from the coding sequence ATGGCAATCGCTCTCCGCAAGACGCTCGTCCTCACGACGCTGGCGCTGGCCGCGTCCCTCCTGCCGGCCGCCGGGGCGCAGGCCGCGGCAACCGCCGCCCCCGCGCTGCGTGCTCCCGGGCTCTACTGCCTCGCGAATGCCTGGAACACCCCGAACGTCTCCACGAAGCCGTGCGACACGAAGGACCAAGGCCAGCACTGGACCGTCTCGGGTCACCAGATCTTCCTGAGCAACGCTCCGGCGTACTGCCTCGCCAACACGTGGAACGCCTCGAACGTCTCGGTGAAGCCGTGCGACCCGAAGGACCAGGGGCAGTACTGGAATGTCTCGGGCCAGCAGATCGCCCTCAGCTACGCCCCCGCCTACTGCTTCGCCAATGCCTGGAACACTCCGAACGTTTCGACGAAGCCCTGCGACCCGAAGGACCAGGGTCAGCGCTGGGTGATCTTCAAGGACCAGATCAGCCTCGCCGCCGCCTGA
- a CDS encoding e9imm peptide: MSAVELSRAEAVALVQRIMEADNVSEGEANEWPVRLDRALACPSGHVSGLVFGPPERELSAEEVVDLGLAHRATAL; encoded by the coding sequence ATGAGTGCAGTGGAGTTGAGTCGGGCGGAAGCCGTTGCGCTCGTGCAGCGGATCATGGAAGCGGACAACGTCTCCGAAGGTGAGGCGAACGAATGGCCGGTCAGGCTCGACAGAGCTCTGGCCTGTCCGTCTGGTCACGTCAGCGGCCTGGTCTTTGGGCCGCCGGAGCGGGAGTTGTCGGCCGAGGAAGTGGTCGACCTGGGCTTGGCGCACCGGGCCACTGCCTTGTGA
- the ltrA gene encoding group II intron reverse transcriptase/maturase, whose translation MNTDELEWALMKAERRVLEIQTKLHRWAVDDSHRRFDDLFNLVADPAFLLVAWDRVRGNKGARTAGVDGKTARSIEVGQGVETFLDKLRTQIRDRSFYPVPVRERMIPKANGKLRRLGIPTVADRVVQASLKLVLEPVFEADFLPCSYGFRPNRRAHDAIAESRYLASHGYEWVVEGDITACFDEIAHPALMERVRNRIGDKRVLSLVKAFLKSGILSRDGAFTDTRTGTPQGGILSPLLANIALSVLDEHIAQAPGGPDGTSEDRRRRRRRGLPNYRLVRYADDFLVLVFGRREHAEELRDEVAEALKSMGLRLSVEKTKITHIDEGLDFLGWRIQRHWKRGTDRQYIYTYPARKSVRSVTGKVKELTGRQNVGLSLESLLHRLNSVLRGWCAYFRPGVSNVAFCYLSHYTWMRVTRWIRRKHPGITWKQLRRRYYSGGWWPVTEEAELLNPAKVSTTRYRYRGKLIPSPWPTTA comes from the coding sequence GTGAATACCGACGAGCTGGAATGGGCCTTGATGAAGGCCGAACGCCGGGTACTGGAGATCCAGACCAAGCTGCACCGTTGGGCTGTCGATGATTCTCATCGCAGGTTCGACGACCTGTTCAACCTCGTGGCCGATCCCGCCTTCCTGTTGGTGGCGTGGGACCGTGTCCGGGGAAACAAGGGTGCCCGCACGGCCGGAGTGGATGGGAAGACCGCCCGCTCCATCGAGGTCGGGCAAGGGGTCGAGACGTTTCTCGACAAGCTGCGGACCCAGATCAGAGACCGCAGCTTCTATCCGGTCCCTGTCCGCGAGCGGATGATTCCCAAGGCGAATGGCAAGCTTCGTCGTCTCGGGATTCCGACCGTGGCGGACCGAGTGGTCCAGGCGTCCTTGAAGCTGGTGCTGGAGCCGGTATTCGAAGCGGATTTCCTCCCGTGTTCTTATGGGTTCCGCCCGAACCGCCGAGCCCACGATGCGATCGCCGAGAGTCGCTACCTCGCCAGCCACGGATACGAGTGGGTGGTGGAGGGCGACATCACGGCGTGCTTCGACGAGATCGCGCACCCGGCCCTCATGGAACGGGTGCGGAATCGAATCGGGGACAAGCGGGTGCTGTCCTTGGTGAAGGCGTTCTTGAAGTCCGGGATCTTGTCCCGTGACGGAGCTTTCACGGACACACGCACCGGGACCCCGCAGGGCGGGATCCTGTCGCCGCTGCTGGCCAACATCGCACTCTCGGTCCTGGACGAGCACATCGCCCAGGCCCCCGGAGGGCCAGATGGCACCTCCGAGGACCGGCGCAGGAGACGGCGCCGAGGATTGCCCAACTACCGGCTGGTCCGGTACGCGGACGACTTCCTCGTACTCGTCTTCGGGCGCCGCGAACATGCCGAGGAACTACGCGACGAGGTCGCAGAGGCATTGAAGTCGATGGGCCTTCGCCTGTCGGTGGAGAAGACAAAGATCACGCACATTGACGAGGGCCTTGATTTTCTCGGATGGCGCATCCAGCGCCACTGGAAACGGGGCACTGACCGGCAGTACATCTACACCTATCCCGCACGGAAGTCAGTACGTTCCGTAACGGGCAAGGTGAAGGAACTGACCGGACGACAGAACGTCGGCCTGTCGCTGGAGTCCTTGCTCCACCGACTGAACTCGGTGTTGCGAGGATGGTGCGCGTATTTCCGTCCCGGAGTGTCGAACGTCGCTTTCTGTTACCTCAGCCACTACACGTGGATGAGGGTGACTAGATGGATCCGGCGCAAACATCCCGGAATCACTTGGAAGCAGCTCCGCCGACGTTATTACAGCGGCGGCTGGTGGCCTGTCACAGAGGAAGCGGAACTGCTCAACCCGGCAAAGGTAAGCACGACCAGATACCGATACCGGGGAAAACTCATTCCGTCTCCGTGGCCCACTACGGCATGA
- a CDS encoding cold-shock protein, which translates to MKWFDDEKGYGFITPQAGDDLFVGFKAIQADGLKTLKEGQAVSFVVTGGQKGMQAQEVRIA; encoded by the coding sequence GTGAAGTGGTTCGACGACGAGAAGGGGTACGGGTTCATCACGCCTCAGGCGGGTGATGACCTCTTCGTAGGCTTCAAGGCCATTCAGGCCGACGGCCTCAAGACCCTCAAGGAAGGGCAGGCCGTCAGTTTCGTCGTCACCGGGGGCCAGAAGGGCATGCAGGCCCAGGAGGTCCGGATCGCATAA
- a CDS encoding YgiW/YdeI family stress tolerance OB fold protein: MTTVSASTVADAKTKATDGTPVTLTGYVIQEVGPGQYNFQDVTGTITVEISREDLPPTEFNEKTKLKIRGDVDKSDTHIRVSVDIVEITA; the protein is encoded by the coding sequence ATGACCACAGTCAGTGCGTCCACCGTCGCCGATGCTAAAACGAAGGCGACTGACGGCACGCCAGTGACCCTCACAGGCTACGTCATCCAGGAAGTCGGCCCCGGCCAATACAATTTCCAGGACGTAACGGGCACCATCACCGTTGAAATCTCAAGAGAAGACCTTCCGCCCACCGAGTTCAACGAGAAGACCAAGCTGAAGATCAGGGGAGACGTCGACAAGAGCGACACCCACATCCGGGTGAGCGTAGACATCGTGGAGATCACGGCCTGA
- a CDS encoding Orn/Lys/Arg decarboxylase N-terminal domain-containing protein, which produces MANGSVLLALREDPLGRGVGGDQLRRIGKELENRGLEVRWARTVEAACAALRTEAGLSAAVVAWDLPSETGEDSDGRGAAVLRQITRRFTALPVFVVMSEESDHGLDRLPLWVAESAVGYIWPLEDTPSFIAGRVFNAAREYGDSVLPPFFKALRRFDDAHEYSWHTPAHSGGVAFLKSPVGRAFFDYYGERLFRTDLSISVEELGSLFEHSGPIGEAERNAARIFGADRTYFVLQGDSTADRMVGHYCVTADEIALVDRNCHKSVLHGLVMSGARPVYLVPTRNGYGLAGPLPARETAPAAVAARIAAHPLTPGAVSPQAQYAVITNSTYDGLCYDTVETARTLAPSTPRLHFDEAWFAYARFHPLYAGRYGMAVGPDTLEGDERPTVFATQSTHKLLAALSQSAMVHVKSSPRAPVEHHRFNETFMMHGTTSALYPMIASLDVAAAMMDGPQGEWLVNEAVTEAVRFRQALVRTGRRIAEAGDRPPWFFGVWQPDTVTDPADGTTVTFADSSPALLASEPRCWELVPEADWHGFKGLSEGQCLLDPIKVTLTCPGVNARGEADSWGIPARILTAYLAGRGIVVEKTDTYTTLVLFSMGITKGKWGTLMDALMDFKALHDADTPLRQVLPDLVERYPQRYSGTTLRGLCQDMHEHLTRAELIDALDTAFQQLPEPVAPPQACYRQLIRGGTERLPLAQAAGRVAAAMVTVTPPGIPVLMPGEALGAPDGPVLRYLRALEAFDRAFPGFHSEAHGVTIDGDTGDYLIECVRLGIQMT; this is translated from the coding sequence ATGGCGAACGGTAGTGTCCTGCTGGCTTTGCGCGAGGACCCCTTGGGTCGGGGCGTCGGTGGTGACCAACTGCGAAGGATCGGAAAGGAGTTGGAGAACCGTGGCTTGGAGGTGCGGTGGGCGCGGACCGTCGAGGCGGCCTGCGCCGCCCTGCGTACGGAGGCGGGCCTGTCGGCCGCGGTCGTTGCCTGGGACCTGCCGTCCGAGACCGGTGAGGACAGCGACGGCCGGGGAGCGGCCGTCTTGCGCCAGATCACCCGCCGATTCACGGCCCTGCCCGTCTTCGTCGTCATGAGCGAGGAATCGGACCACGGCCTGGACCGCCTCCCCCTGTGGGTGGCGGAGAGTGCCGTCGGATACATCTGGCCTCTGGAGGACACGCCGTCCTTCATCGCGGGCCGGGTCTTCAACGCCGCCCGGGAGTACGGCGACTCCGTCCTGCCGCCGTTCTTCAAAGCGCTGCGACGGTTCGACGACGCCCACGAGTACTCCTGGCACACCCCGGCGCACTCGGGCGGCGTGGCCTTCTTGAAGTCGCCCGTCGGCCGGGCCTTCTTCGACTACTACGGTGAGCGGCTCTTCCGCACCGACCTGTCGATCTCGGTGGAGGAACTGGGTTCCCTCTTCGAGCACAGCGGCCCCATCGGGGAAGCGGAGCGCAACGCCGCCCGCATCTTCGGCGCCGACCGCACGTACTTCGTGCTCCAGGGCGACTCCACCGCGGACCGCATGGTCGGCCACTACTGCGTCACCGCCGACGAGATCGCCCTGGTGGACCGCAACTGCCACAAGTCAGTGCTGCACGGGCTGGTGATGTCGGGTGCGCGCCCGGTCTACCTCGTCCCGACCCGCAACGGATACGGGCTGGCCGGGCCGCTTCCGGCGCGGGAGACAGCGCCTGCCGCGGTCGCCGCCCGGATCGCCGCCCACCCGCTGACACCGGGCGCGGTATCGCCCCAGGCCCAGTACGCGGTGATCACGAACTCGACGTACGACGGCCTGTGCTACGACACCGTGGAGACGGCGCGCACACTGGCACCCAGCACTCCACGGCTGCACTTCGACGAGGCCTGGTTCGCCTACGCGCGCTTCCATCCCCTGTACGCCGGCCGGTACGGCATGGCCGTGGGGCCGGACACCCTCGAGGGTGACGAGCGTCCCACGGTCTTCGCGACCCAGTCGACGCACAAACTGCTGGCCGCCCTGTCGCAGAGCGCCATGGTCCACGTGAAGTCCTCGCCCCGAGCGCCGGTCGAGCACCACCGGTTCAACGAGACCTTCATGATGCACGGCACCACCTCGGCGCTGTACCCGATGATCGCCTCATTGGACGTGGCCGCGGCGATGATGGACGGACCGCAGGGCGAGTGGCTGGTCAACGAGGCGGTGACCGAGGCCGTGCGGTTCCGGCAGGCCCTCGTCCGTACCGGGCGCCGGATCGCGGAGGCCGGGGACCGGCCGCCGTGGTTCTTCGGCGTCTGGCAGCCCGACACCGTCACCGACCCGGCCGACGGGACCACCGTGACCTTCGCAGACTCCTCACCGGCACTCCTGGCCTCCGAACCCCGCTGCTGGGAGCTCGTCCCGGAGGCGGACTGGCACGGCTTCAAGGGACTCAGCGAGGGCCAGTGCCTCCTGGACCCCATCAAGGTGACGCTGACCTGCCCCGGCGTCAATGCGCGCGGCGAGGCGGACTCCTGGGGCATCCCCGCCCGCATCCTCACCGCATACCTGGCCGGCCGCGGCATCGTCGTGGAGAAGACCGACACCTACACCACCCTCGTCCTGTTCTCCATGGGCATCACCAAGGGCAAGTGGGGCACCCTGATGGACGCACTCATGGACTTCAAGGCCCTCCATGACGCAGACACCCCGCTGCGCCAAGTACTGCCCGATCTCGTCGAGCGCTACCCGCAGCGCTACAGCGGCACGACCCTGCGCGGTCTCTGCCAGGACATGCACGAACACCTGACCCGGGCGGAACTGATCGACGCCCTGGACACCGCCTTCCAGCAACTGCCGGAACCCGTTGCCCCGCCCCAGGCCTGCTACCGGCAGCTGATCCGGGGCGGCACGGAACGGCTCCCCCTCGCCCAGGCCGCCGGCAGGGTGGCCGCGGCCATGGTGACCGTGACTCCCCCGGGGATCCCCGTCCTGATGCCCGGAGAAGCGCTCGGCGCGCCGGACGGCCCGGTCCTGCGCTACCTGCGTGCGCTGGAGGCGTTCGACCGGGCCTTCCCCGGGTTCCACAGCGAGGCCCACGGTGTCACCATCGACGGCGACACGGGGGACTACCTCATCGAATGCGTACGCCTGGGCATCCAGATGACGTGA
- a CDS encoding HAD family phosphatase: protein MPVTPHPTPTPDDVATPAEVCDFLAAHQPAACVFDFDGTLVDTSTINTDAARATLNDLGLTVPEPWLRQAPLADLATLRDRLRTDLGLSLLCSEREFVDRARAHWLARTGLVQRVPRVTALARHLASSVPLAVASANDGHVVRAGLTATGLADLFEIVVAREHVTRLKPAPDAYLQAAAQLAVPPHRCLAFENTDEGIAAALTADMPVIDVRPSNWTIHTP from the coding sequence ATGCCCGTGACCCCACACCCCACCCCAACTCCCGACGACGTCGCCACGCCCGCCGAGGTATGCGACTTCCTGGCCGCTCATCAGCCGGCAGCGTGCGTCTTCGATTTCGACGGCACCCTGGTCGACACCAGCACCATCAACACCGACGCCGCCCGCGCCACCCTCAACGACCTCGGACTCACCGTCCCCGAGCCATGGCTGCGCCAGGCCCCCCTGGCCGACCTCGCCACCCTACGCGACCGTCTACGCACCGACCTGGGCTTGTCACTACTCTGCAGCGAGAGGGAGTTCGTCGACCGGGCCCGCGCCCACTGGCTCGCCCGCACCGGCCTCGTACAGCGGGTGCCGCGGGTGACGGCCCTCGCCCGGCACCTGGCTTCCTCCGTTCCCCTGGCCGTGGCCTCTGCCAATGACGGACACGTCGTCCGAGCCGGCCTCACCGCCACCGGACTGGCCGACCTCTTCGAGATCGTCGTCGCCCGCGAGCACGTCACCCGTCTCAAACCCGCCCCCGACGCCTACCTCCAGGCCGCCGCACAGCTCGCCGTCCCACCCCACCGGTGCCTGGCCTTCGAGAACACCGACGAGGGAATCGCCGCAGCTCTCACCGCCGACATGCCCGTGATCGACGTCCGCCCCAGTAACTGGACCATTCACACTCCATGA
- a CDS encoding prenyltransferase/squalene oxidase repeat-containing protein, translated as MKPVDVRAGERVPDARPASAGNAVVARAGRCLDRAVEFALETQAADGAWYVPSEPRILENAVVACSLAGLERAHHARERALCWLEGAVPQRHDPFVAAADQWLAALHRTDDLTAFTAGLPPGGRPYARRALYLDALGCAVGAAGADARRLLDHAGAALGHDRGRRITPWQRAMLLAFEALAGSALGMPLPRDTLQEWARSQSPDGSFYGMPLVTGMLHLALTRTAPDHPMTRRCRAALLAAQQPDGTWRFLVSEVWDTGLMVRALRGQPLFGSGALPAAVGFLAAAQKPDGGWACTAALASDNDTTGNTLLALAGTTPPDRVLAAAARYARRHQTPEGLWTTWHSSDDTPAPDVVAHMTAGICAAALPGIDLAPARRWLASRATAEGWTSDWYLPPAYGAAEIAPALAPHPAGRAALPALLASQQPDGGWPRIPGEPYSSPTATGLALTALTTSGHDPHGEAAVTRGMSFLIDSQNADGSWSDRPVMYGPRPFATVTTTQVHALAARGLRDALHAASHREEACP; from the coding sequence ATGAAGCCGGTCGATGTGCGGGCCGGCGAGCGGGTGCCGGATGCCCGGCCCGCTTCCGCCGGGAACGCGGTGGTGGCGCGGGCCGGGCGTTGCCTGGACAGGGCGGTGGAGTTCGCCCTCGAAACGCAGGCCGCTGACGGGGCCTGGTACGTCCCCTCGGAGCCGCGGATCCTGGAGAACGCGGTCGTGGCCTGCTCGCTGGCTGGGCTGGAGCGGGCTCATCACGCGCGGGAGAGGGCGCTGTGCTGGTTGGAAGGTGCCGTGCCGCAGCGGCATGATCCGTTCGTGGCGGCCGCCGACCAGTGGCTCGCCGCCCTGCACCGCACCGATGACCTCACCGCGTTCACGGCTGGGCTCCCACCGGGGGGACGGCCGTATGCCCGGCGGGCCTTGTACCTCGATGCCCTGGGCTGCGCGGTCGGCGCCGCCGGGGCCGATGCCCGCCGGCTGCTCGACCATGCCGGGGCCGCGCTCGGGCACGATCGCGGGCGCCGGATCACACCGTGGCAGCGGGCCATGCTGCTCGCCTTCGAGGCCCTCGCAGGTTCCGCTCTGGGCATGCCCCTGCCCCGGGACACACTTCAGGAGTGGGCCCGGTCGCAGTCGCCGGACGGCTCGTTCTACGGAATGCCGCTGGTGACGGGGATGCTCCATCTCGCCCTGACCCGGACGGCCCCCGACCACCCGATGACCCGTCGGTGCCGCGCGGCCCTGCTGGCGGCCCAGCAGCCTGATGGGACGTGGCGTTTCCTGGTCAGCGAGGTGTGGGACACCGGCCTGATGGTCCGCGCGCTGCGCGGGCAGCCCCTCTTCGGCTCCGGCGCCCTTCCGGCCGCTGTGGGCTTCCTCGCTGCGGCGCAGAAACCTGACGGGGGCTGGGCGTGCACGGCTGCGCTCGCATCCGACAACGACACCACTGGCAACACCCTCCTCGCGCTTGCCGGTACCACCCCGCCCGACCGGGTCCTCGCTGCCGCCGCCCGCTACGCGCGCAGGCACCAGACGCCCGAGGGCCTGTGGACCACGTGGCATTCCAGCGACGACACTCCGGCCCCCGATGTCGTCGCCCACATGACCGCCGGCATCTGTGCCGCGGCCCTACCGGGGATCGATCTCGCGCCGGCCCGCCGCTGGCTGGCATCACGCGCCACCGCGGAGGGTTGGACCTCGGACTGGTATCTTCCGCCGGCTTACGGCGCCGCCGAGATCGCACCGGCGCTCGCTCCGCACCCGGCCGGTCGCGCCGCGCTCCCGGCGCTCCTGGCCTCCCAGCAGCCCGACGGCGGCTGGCCTCGGATCCCGGGCGAGCCCTACTCCAGCCCGACGGCCACCGGCCTGGCCCTCACCGCCCTCACCACCAGCGGACACGACCCCCACGGCGAGGCCGCCGTCACGCGCGGGATGAGCTTCCTCATCGACTCACAGAACGCCGACGGCAGCTGGAGCGACCGTCCGGTCATGTACGGACCGAGGCCCTTCGCCACCGTGACCACCACTCAGGTCCACGCACTGGCCGCCCGCGGACTACGCGACGCACTCCACGCGGCCTCCCACCGTGAAGAGGCATGCCCGTGA
- a CDS encoding IS5 family transposase gives MPDDLWERVAPLLPERPPRRHRYPGRRPVDDRAALRAIVYVLCKSVSWRDVPAERFGCSGVTAWRRLRDWTEAGVWPRLHEVLLAELRAAGLLDMDDVAIDASHVRALKGGLTPDLRRSTVPAPAARHHLIVDRHGTPLIVSLTSGNRHDVTQLMPLLDAIPRIRGLRGRPRHRPRRLFADRGYDFDKYRRLLRARGITPKIARRGTLHGSGLGKTRWVVERTFAWLHQFKRLRIRYEIRADLHLGLLQLACSIICLRRLRTSF, from the coding sequence GTGCCTGATGACCTGTGGGAACGTGTGGCCCCGTTACTGCCGGAACGTCCACCTCGCCGGCACCGGTATCCGGGGCGTCGGCCGGTGGACGATCGTGCGGCGTTGAGGGCCATCGTTTACGTGCTGTGCAAGAGCGTGAGCTGGCGGGACGTTCCAGCCGAGCGGTTCGGCTGCAGTGGTGTGACGGCCTGGCGTCGGCTTCGGGACTGGACCGAGGCCGGAGTGTGGCCCCGCCTCCACGAAGTCCTCCTGGCCGAGCTCCGGGCGGCCGGGCTGCTGGACATGGATGACGTTGCGATCGACGCCTCGCACGTCAGAGCCCTCAAAGGGGGGCTCACACCGGACCTTCGCCGGTCGACCGTGCCCGCCCCGGCAGCAAGGCACCACCTCATCGTCGACCGCCACGGAACCCCACTCATCGTCTCCCTGACCAGTGGAAACCGTCACGACGTCACCCAGCTCATGCCCCTGCTGGACGCGATACCCCGCATCCGCGGGCTTCGAGGACGGCCACGTCACCGGCCCCGCCGGCTCTTCGCCGACCGCGGCTACGACTTCGACAAGTACCGGCGCCTGCTCAGAGCCCGCGGGATCACACCCAAGATCGCCCGACGCGGCACACTTCACGGATCCGGCCTGGGCAAGACCCGCTGGGTCGTCGAGCGAACCTTCGCCTGGCTGCACCAGTTCAAACGACTCCGCATCCGCTACGAGATACGAGCCGACCTCCACCTCGGCCTGCTCCAACTGGCCTGCAGCATCATCTGCTTACGCCGACTCCGAACCTCATTCTGA
- the nhaA gene encoding Na+/H+ antiporter NhaA has product MAGTRSPFLGLLPLPERQAITRALRTETVGGLVLLAAACAALIWANSPWSAAYASVRDFHFGIPALGLDLSVGHWTADGLLAVFFLVAGIELKRELVVGELRTRATAALPVIAAVCGMVVPAALYLATVTASGGSRAGWAVPMATDIAFALAVLAVLSTHLPAALRAFLLTLAVVDDLGAILIIAVFFTDDLNPWALAGAVAGLVLFYLLQRLRVRGWWWYVPLGVAIWALMYNGGVHATVAGVAMGLILRTTRDPGEEVSPAARVSHLVHPFSAGVAVPLFALFAAGVSISGPALGAVFTDPEPLGVVLGLLVGKTVGIFAGTYLAARFTRAQLNPDLAWADVLGLSVLAGIGFTVALLIGELAFPGTQTGEHVKAAVLVASLIAAILAAVLLRRRNAVYRRLYEAENLDADHDGIPDIYQHDTTGPEGAAAHTDGQHT; this is encoded by the coding sequence ATGGCCGGCACCCGCTCCCCCTTCCTCGGACTGCTGCCCCTGCCCGAACGGCAGGCCATCACCCGCGCCCTGCGCACCGAGACCGTCGGCGGCCTGGTCCTGCTCGCCGCCGCGTGTGCCGCTCTGATCTGGGCCAACAGCCCGTGGAGCGCGGCATACGCGTCCGTGCGCGACTTCCACTTCGGGATACCGGCGCTCGGCTTGGACCTGTCCGTGGGGCACTGGACGGCGGACGGGCTGCTGGCCGTGTTCTTCCTGGTTGCCGGGATCGAGCTGAAACGCGAGCTGGTCGTCGGTGAACTGCGCACCCGGGCCACTGCGGCGCTGCCCGTGATTGCCGCGGTGTGCGGAATGGTCGTGCCCGCGGCCCTCTACCTGGCCACTGTCACGGCGAGCGGAGGCAGCAGGGCGGGCTGGGCGGTTCCGATGGCCACCGACATCGCCTTCGCCCTTGCCGTCCTCGCGGTGCTCTCCACCCACCTGCCGGCCGCGCTGCGCGCCTTCCTCCTGACCCTGGCCGTGGTCGACGACCTGGGCGCGATCCTGATCATCGCGGTGTTCTTCACCGACGACCTGAACCCCTGGGCCCTCGCCGGAGCCGTCGCGGGGCTGGTCCTCTTCTACCTTCTCCAGCGGCTGCGCGTACGCGGCTGGTGGTGGTACGTGCCCCTCGGGGTGGCGATCTGGGCGCTGATGTACAACGGTGGCGTCCACGCCACCGTCGCCGGCGTCGCCATGGGCCTCATCCTGCGCACCACCCGCGATCCAGGCGAAGAGGTGTCGCCTGCTGCCCGGGTCTCCCACCTGGTCCACCCGTTTTCCGCGGGTGTCGCGGTGCCGCTGTTCGCGCTGTTCGCCGCCGGGGTGAGCATCTCCGGTCCGGCACTGGGCGCGGTGTTCACCGACCCGGAGCCCCTCGGCGTGGTGCTCGGCCTGCTCGTCGGGAAGACGGTGGGGATCTTCGCCGGAACCTACCTCGCCGCCCGCTTCACCCGCGCCCAGCTCAACCCCGACCTCGCCTGGGCCGACGTGCTCGGCCTGTCGGTCCTGGCCGGGATCGGCTTCACCGTCGCCCTGTTGATCGGGGAACTCGCCTTTCCCGGCACCCAGACCGGCGAGCACGTCAAGGCCGCCGTCCTCGTCGCCTCCCTGATCGCCGCGATCCTCGCCGCCGTCCTGCTACGGCGCCGTAACGCCGTCTACCGGCGTCTGTACGAGGCCGAGAACCTCGACGCCGACCACGACGGCATCCCCGACATCTACCAGCACGACACGACGGGGCCCGAAGGCGCCGCCGCTCACACCGACGGACAACACACCTGA
- a CDS encoding PGPGW domain-containing protein — protein sequence MSERQIGKVMAAIGAPLTAAGVAMYFLPGPGFPVLVIGLALLITGLAMSAARR from the coding sequence ATGTCGGAACGACAGATCGGGAAGGTGATGGCCGCCATCGGCGCGCCCCTCACCGCGGCCGGGGTGGCGATGTACTTCCTGCCCGGACCCGGCTTCCCCGTACTCGTCATCGGCCTGGCCCTGCTCATCACCGGCCTCGCCATGAGTGCCGCCCGCCGCTGA